From a region of the Synchiropus splendidus isolate RoL2022-P1 chromosome 12, RoL_Sspl_1.0, whole genome shotgun sequence genome:
- the sytl3 gene encoding synaptotagmin-like protein 3, with the protein MDLGLLLALERERVLEVLRRDKLLRSLEEERVRRMKCELQELRRRGAKSCRRQCGERACARCQRALGRVWNTGAVCRGCSHRICSKCRVCRASVGWKCTVCHACREVKVRSGEWFLEERAKKFPVITDKYETVGDNLLKKFNEMSHISVVPPTPPPQMDYPFHSKPSHQDLKQSKPFTKSMEDLIGHMRRLSSSHTDVRDDFLTVDCAERRYQFFSNSQKSLSDTDINKSSHFFKVPLLPNIFKNHSDGSSIGTEEEVSIGSDDSGGKRGSFSSIGTVCSFQEGAAVSGGLQLALSFSRITSCLEITVGSCRDLLFGDPKKRKCHPYVRLYILPEKSHRRKTAIRKNTTDPVFNEVFQIHMQRHLLIGKRLQATVWHDNSVLRKVFLGEVLLPLDSWMLDDDMGQNLTWYPLCPKQPDYPDGGTVEQEVVFKLRSGSHGELLQLSSLKQLNEKDAHHKI; encoded by the exons ATGGACCTGGGGCTGCTGCTGGCGCTGGAGAGGGAGCGAGTGCTGGAGGTCCTGAGGAGGGACAAGCTGCTGCGGAGCCTGGAGGAGGAGCGCGTCAG GAGGATGAAGTGTGAACTGCAGGAGCTTCGGCGGAGAGGCGCCAAGAGCTGCCGCCGACAGTGCGGCGAGAGGGCGTGCGCGCGCTGCCAGAGGGCGCTGGGCAGAGTGTGGAACACCGGCGCCGTGTGTCGCGGCTGCAGCCACAGGATCTGCAGCAAGTGCCGCGTGTGCCGCGCCTCCGTGGGCTGGAAGTGCACCGTCTGCCacgcctgcag AGAGGTGAAGGTCCGATCTGGAGAGTGGTTCCTGGAGGAAAGAGCAAAGAAGTTCCCAGTCATCACGG ATAAATATGAAACTGTTGGAGACAATCTCCTCAAGAAGTTCAACGAGATGAG TCACATCTCCGTGGTGCCGCCGACTCCTCCGCCTCAGATGGACTATCCCTTCCACAGCAAACCCTCG CACCAGGACCTGAAACAATCCAAACCCTTCACCAAGTCAATGGAGGACCTGATCGGTCACATGAGAA GGCTTTCGTCGTCTCACACCGACGTGCGCGACGACTTCCTGACAGTGGACTGTGCCGAGCGACGATATCAGTTTTTCAGCAACTCTCAGAAAAGCCTGTCCGACACTGACATCAACAAATCGTCGCAC TTCTTCAAAGTCCCGCTTCTTCCGAACATCTTCAAGAATCACAGTGATGGTTCGTCCATCGGAACAGAGGAGGAAGTCTCCATCGGTTCGGACGACTCTGGAGGAAAGAGG ggcagcttcagcagcatcgGCACCGTCTGCAGCTTCCAGGAGGGGGCGGCTGTGAGCGGAGGGCTTCAGCTGGCGCTGTCCTTCAGccgcatcacttcctgtctggagaTCACAGTGGGCAGCTGCAGAGACCTCTTGTTTGGTGACCCCAAAAAGAGGAAGTGCCACCC GTACGTCAGACTCTACATTCTTCCCGAGAAGAGCCACAGACGGAAAACTGCCATCAGGAAAAACACCACGGATCCGGTTTTTAATGAAGTTTTCCAG ATCCACAtgcagcgccaccttctgatcGGAAAAAGACTGCAGGCGACTGTGTGGCATGACAACAGTGTGTTGAGGAAGGTTTTTCTGGGCGAGGTGCTGCTGCCACTGGACAGCTGGATGTTGGACGATGACATGGGTCAGAATCTCACCTGGTACCCGCTGTGTCCGAAG CAGCCCGACTACCCAGACGGTGGCACTGTTGAACAGGAGGTTGTGTTCAAGCTCCGCTCCGGCAGCCACGGAGAACTCCTGCAACTCAGCTCGCTCAAACAGCTCAATGAGAAAGACGCACATCACAAAATTTAG